From Micromonospora auratinigra:
AGCTGGCCCGGACGGCCCGGCTGGTCCGGGTCGACGCGGCGCTGCGCGGGCTCGACGCGCTCGGCGGGCGGCTGGCCGCGCCGGGGCCGCCCCGGGCGTACCTGCTCGGGCTCGATCCGGCCGGCGACGGGCGGGCGGTGGTGGCGCTGGGCAACCCGGACCGGGCGGGCGCGGTGCTCACGTACGTGCCGGGGATGGGCTCCGACCTCGCCGACGCCCCGGGCGAGCTGGGCCGGGCCGACCGGGTGCTGGGCCGGTGCGCGGCGCTCGCCCCCGACCGGGAGACCGCGGCGGTGCTCTGGCTGGACTACGACGCTCCGGACTTCCTGCCCGAGGCGTCGGGCACCCGGCTGGCCGGGGAGGCCGGGCCGGCGCTGCACCGGTTCCAGGAGGGGCTGCGCGCCTCGCACGAGGGGCCACCGGCCCGACAGACCGTGCTCGGGCACAGCTACGGCTCGCTGGTGGTCGGCGTCGCCGCCCGGGACCAGGGGCTCGACGCCGACGCGCTGGTCTTCGTCGGCTCTCCCGGGGTGGGCGTGGACCACGCCGCAGCGCTGCGGATGCCGCCGGGGCAGGTCTGGTCCGCCACCGCCCCGGACGACGTGATCCGGCTGACCCGACCTCCCGGGGAACTGGCCGGCCGGGCGCTGCTCGCCGGCACCCCGCTGGGTCCGCTGGCGGCGCTCCGCCCCGACGACCACGAGCTGTGGTTCGGCCCCGATCCGAGCGACCCGCGGTTCGGCGGCCGGCGTTTCCCCAGCGGCCGGTACGGCCACACCGGCTACTGGGAGCCCGGCAACCCGGCGCTGGACGGCATGGCCCGGATCGTGCTGGGCCGCTGAGCGGCCGGCGCGGCCCCGGCCGGGGGTGAACGGGCCCCGACACACGCGGCCCCGCCACCGACGGGCGGGGCGGGGCCACGGGGCGCGGGCGGGGGCTACTCGACGGTGACCGACTTGGCCAGGTTGCGCGGCTGGTCGACGTCGTGCCCCCGGGCGGCGGCGATCTCGGCGGCGAGCACCTGGAGCGGCACGGTGGTCACCAGCGGGGCGAGCAGCGTGGGCGTACGCGGCACGTAGATCAGGTGGTCGGCGTAGCGGACGACCGCCTCGTCGCCCTCCTCGGCGATCACGATGGTGCGGGCGCCCCGGGCGCGCACCTCCTGGATGTTGGAGACGACCTTGTCGTGCAGCATGCCGCGGCCGACCGGCGACGGCACGATGCAGATCACCGGGGTGCCCTGGTCGATCAGGGCGATCGGGCCGTGCTTCAGCTCACCGGCGGCGAAGCCCTCGGCGTGCATGTACGCCAACTCCTTGAGCTTGAGCGCGCCCTCCAGCGCCACCGGGTAGCCGACGTGCCGACCGATGAACAGCACCGTCGGCTCGGACTTCAGCTCGCGGGCCAGCTCCCGGACCGGCTCGATCCGGTCCAGCAGCTCGCGCAGCTTGCCCGGCATCTCCTGGAGCTGGGCGACCACCGCGCCCACCTCGTCGGCGAACTTGATCCCCCGCACCTGGGCCAGGTGCAGACCGATCAGGTAGCAGGCGACGAGCTGGGTGAGGAACGCCTTGGTGGAGGCGACCGCGATCTCCGGGCCGCCGTGGGTGTAGAGGACGGCGTCGGACTCGCGCGGGATGGTGGAGCCGTTGGTGTTGCAGATGGCCAGCACCCGGGCCTTCTGCTCCTTGGCGTGCCGCAGCGCCATCAGGGTGTCCATGGTCTCGCCGGACTGCGAGATCACCACGATCAGGGTGGACCGGTCCAGCACCGGGTCGCGGTAGCGGAACTCGCTGGCCAGCTCCACCTCGCAGGGGATCCGGGTCCAGTGCTCGATGGCGTACTTGGCGACCAGGCCGGAGTGGTAGGCGGTGCCACAGGCGACGATGAAGATCTTGTCGACGTCGCGCAGGTCCTGCTCGCTGAGGCGGACCTCGTCGAGGGCGATCTCGCCGGTCTCGGTGAGCCGGCCGAGCAGCGTGTCGGCGATGGCCTGCGGCTGCTCCTCGATCTCCTTGAGCATGAACCAGTCGTAGCCACCCTTCTCGGCGGCCGACGAGTCCCAGTCGATGTGGAAGTCCTTGCCGGTGGCGGGCTGGCCGGCGAAGTCGGTGATCTCGATGCTGTCGCCGGTGATCAGGACGATCTGGTCCTGGCCCAGCTCCACCGCGTCGCGGGTGTGCTCGATGAACGCGGCGACGTCGCTGGCCAGGTAGTTCTCCCCGGCGCCCCGGCCGACGACCAGCGGCGAGTTGCGCCGGGCGCCGACCACCGCGCCGGGGATGCCGGCGTCGACGGCGAGCAGGGTGAAGGCGCCCTCCAGCCGCTGGCAGACCAGCCGCATGGCGGCGGCGAGCAGCTGCGGGCTGTCCGCCTCGCCGCCGGCGCGCAGGTCGGCCAGCGCCCGGGCGAGCAGGTGGGCGGCGCACTCGGTGTCGGTGTCGCTGGCGAACTCGACGCCCTCGTCCTCCAGCTCGGTGCGGAGCTTGGCGAAGTTCTCGATGATGCCGTTGTGGATCACCGCGACCCGACCGTCGGGCGACTGGTGCGGGTGGGC
This genomic window contains:
- a CDS encoding alpha/beta hydrolase — its product is MTAPAGYAPLWRADPARWSATGTAWRGLDGPLRQRAAGLAGRAAALRRGWSGGSATAASARLGGLREALLDGLPALLEADQAVAEFAARLAVAKARLAAAVAHADAGGLLVDRMGTVRPDPGRPRPTQRTGPAVVQVAAEVRGALALAGAADREAAARLAELASAAATGWVSVPPAGRPAPGAGPAEVNRWWAGLTPAERRWLVRYEPARVGRLDGVPVAARDRANRLLLAQRRQELADRRALLLRPVPPGPAELARTARLVRVDAALRGLDALGGRLAAPGPPRAYLLGLDPAGDGRAVVALGNPDRAGAVLTYVPGMGSDLADAPGELGRADRVLGRCAALAPDRETAAVLWLDYDAPDFLPEASGTRLAGEAGPALHRFQEGLRASHEGPPARQTVLGHSYGSLVVGVAARDQGLDADALVFVGSPGVGVDHAAALRMPPGQVWSATAPDDVIRLTRPPGELAGRALLAGTPLGPLAALRPDDHELWFGPDPSDPRFGGRRFPSGRYGHTGYWEPGNPALDGMARIVLGR
- the glmS gene encoding glutamine--fructose-6-phosphate transaminase (isomerizing) codes for the protein MCGIVGYAGARPALGIVLDGLRRLEYRGYDSAGVAIVCDDELLTEKKAGKLANLEKVLSERAASNPEDCAASPIGIGDGTTGIGHTRWATHGGPTDRNAHPHQSPDGRVAVIHNGIIENFAKLRTELEDEGVEFASDTDTECAAHLLARALADLRAGGEADSPQLLAAAMRLVCQRLEGAFTLLAVDAGIPGAVVGARRNSPLVVGRGAGENYLASDVAAFIEHTRDAVELGQDQIVLITGDSIEITDFAGQPATGKDFHIDWDSSAAEKGGYDWFMLKEIEEQPQAIADTLLGRLTETGEIALDEVRLSEQDLRDVDKIFIVACGTAYHSGLVAKYAIEHWTRIPCEVELASEFRYRDPVLDRSTLIVVISQSGETMDTLMALRHAKEQKARVLAICNTNGSTIPRESDAVLYTHGGPEIAVASTKAFLTQLVACYLIGLHLAQVRGIKFADEVGAVVAQLQEMPGKLRELLDRIEPVRELARELKSEPTVLFIGRHVGYPVALEGALKLKELAYMHAEGFAAGELKHGPIALIDQGTPVICIVPSPVGRGMLHDKVVSNIQEVRARGARTIVIAEEGDEAVVRYADHLIYVPRTPTLLAPLVTTVPLQVLAAEIAAARGHDVDQPRNLAKSVTVE